A genomic window from Triticum urartu cultivar G1812 chromosome 7, Tu2.1, whole genome shotgun sequence includes:
- the LOC125525553 gene encoding uncharacterized protein LOC125525553, producing MQAWEIAHTRKDPKPGEPKYYGKKTAERKKAYSEAYLELHPDTPDPIAAPLDDMVVVRMGPKEHGREAVLDAVITPSISYTQLRRIDPSLSQRTSQLVTSTQYLFQEQQSVSIFPLIFISHFIFRI from the coding sequence ATGCAGGCGTGGGAGATCGCCCATACGCGGAAGGACCCCAAGCCTGGTGAGCCCAAGTACTACGGCAAGAAGACCGCAGAGAGGAAGAAGGCCTACTCCGAAGCGTATCTGGAGTTACATCCTGACACACCTGACCCCATTGCGGCGCCTCTGGACGACATGGTGGTGGTGAGGATGGGGCCCAAGGAGCACGGTCGGGAGGCGGTTCTCGATGCTGTGATCACTCCTAGTATCTCCTACACACAGCTTCGTCGGATCGACCCGAGCCTGAGCCAGCGCACGAGCCAGCTAGTGACCAGTACACAGTACCTCTTTCAGGAGCAACAATCTGTAAGTATTTTCCCTCTTATCTTCATTTCTCACTTCATTTTCCGCATTTAG
- the LOC125525325 gene encoding disease resistance protein RPM1-like produces the protein MAEIVILLAIEKIGIALTNGAANQASALFVMYGRQLLELQRSMDRVVRELRVMHDFLCQMDIRNRNKQAYESWLEEVRKVAHLMEDMVDGYLYLVGQEHDIGCCFYLNTGFKKPRYLLSLNRIVFNVKEIEKDLSHLSETKNRWVPVNDGDTSNSNYIVKMSQDLATISGSLDEDLVGVEKKREILEQWLAGDDLQCSVIALLGMGGLGKTALAANVYKNEREKFECHAWVSISQTYSKEDVFQKIGKELSRGKASVLSNTTDMDITCLEEKLKEFLEQKKYLIILDDIWTPETLADLSRVLIHSGKGSRLIFTTREHHVATLAPRGHILTLEALAEDKAWDLFCKKAFPWDTNHECPAELKPLSKKIVSRCKGLPLVIVLVGSLLRARENTVGEWRRINDQLSWELINTQSLGHVRNVLHLSFIYLPTHLKSCFLYCSLFPEDYLFKRKKLVRLLIAEGFIEERGESTLEEVAEGYLKELIDRSMLQLVEKNTFGRIKGFRMHDILRELAVDLCKKNCFGVAYEDKCERSLESDVRRLVLHKLKDNHQPISSMYQLRTLITLDKSIPSSTLLPPLCEKSRYMTVLELSGLAIEKIPDAIGDLFNLRHLGLRGSKVKMLPRSVEKLLNMLTLDLCRTDIHELPTGIVKLKKLRHLFAEKTVDPNGREFKWRSGVCMNSGLGNLTNLQTLQALEAQDESVRHLGELRQLRSLRVWNVKGIYCGRISDSLVHMQYLSYLDVNASSQDEVLLLDVCLPNLQKLTLRGRLAEGALDESPLFQDVGGQNLHRLSLSWSQLREDPLPSLSRLSNLTQVQLVRAYNGEQLTFLMGWFPKLKLLYLCDLPNLNRLEVEEGAMVSLESLILVNLSSMTEVPRGINFLTSLRYLTFREITNDFFTSLRQCSAIRGKWRYTLRD, from the coding sequence ATGGCGGAGATTGTGATTCTTCTAGCCATTGAAAAGATTGGAATTGCCTTAACAAATGGAGCAGCTAACCAGGCCAGTGCACTGTTTGTGATGTACGGGAGACAACTACTAGAGTTACAGCGCAGCATGGACCGTGTTGTGAGGGAGCTTCGTGTAATGCATGATTTTCTCTGTCAAATGGACATTCGAAACCGCAACAAACAAGCATATGAGAGCTGGTTGGAGGAGGTACGGAAAGTAGCACATCTGATGGAGGACATGGTGGATGGGTATTTGTATCTAGTTGGTCAGGAACATGATATAGGATGTTGCTTTTACTTGAATACAGGATTCAAAAAACCAAGATATTTGCTTTCTTTGAACAGGATAGTTTTCAATGTGAAGGAAATAGAGAAAGACCTTTCACACTTGTCAGAGACAAAAAACCGTTGGGTTCCCGTGAATGATGGTGATACTAGCAACTCAAATTACATTGTCAAGATGTCCCAAGATCTTGCAACCATCTCAGGCTCCCTTGATGAAGATCTAGTGGGGGtggagaaaaaaagagaaataCTTGAACAATGGTTGGCAGGTGATGATTTGCAATGCTCGGTGATAGCACTACTTGGAATGGGAGGACTTGGTAAAACTGCTTTAGCTGCAAATGTCTACAAGAATGAGAGAGAAAAATTTGAATGCCATGCTTGGGTCTCCATCTCTCAAACATATTCTAAAGAGGATGTCTTTCAGAAAATAGGCAAGGAACTTTCCAGGGGTAAAGCCAGTGTTCTGTCCAACACTACGGATATGGACATCACATGCCTTGAAGAGAAACTGAAGGAATTTCTGGAGCAAAAAAAATATCTGATCATATTAGATGATATTTGGACTCCAGAAACACTTGCTGATTTATCCAGGGTGCTTATTCATAGTGGTAAGGGCAGCAGACTTATATTCACAACAAGGGAACACCATGTTGCTACACTTGCTCCTCGAGGACATATCTTAACACTGGAAGCTTTAGCAGAGGACAAGGCATGGGATCTTTTTTGTAAGAAGGCTTTTCCATGGGATACAAATCATGAATGTCCTGCAGAGTTGAAACCTTTGTCAAAGAAAATAGTTAGTAGGTGCAAAGGCTTGCCTCTTGTTATTGTGTTAGTTGGCAGCCTGCTGCGTGCGCGTGAGAATACGGTGGGAGAATGGAGAAGGATAAATGACCAGCTGAGTTGGGAGCTAATTAATACTCAGAGTCTTGGTCACGTAAGGAATGTTTTGCATCTGAGCTTCATCTACCTTCCAACACACTTGAAAAGTTGTTTCCTATACTGCAGCTTATTCCCCGAAGACTATCTTTTCAAAAGGAAAAAACTTGTGCGGTTATTGATAGCAGAGGGGTTCATCGAGGAGAGGGGTGAAAGCACATTAGAAGAAGTGGCAGAAGGCTATCTAAAGGAATTGATTGACAGAAGCATGCTACAACTTGTCGAGAAAAACACATTTGGTAGGATAAAGGGATTCAGGATGCATGATATTTTACGTGAATTGGCAGTTGATTTGTGCAAGAAGAATTGTTTTGGTGTTGCATATGAGGATAAGTGCGAGCGCTCTCTTGAGTCGGATGTGCGTCGATTGGTACTACACAAACTAAAGGATAATCATCAGCCAATTTCTAGTATGTACCAACTTCGTACTCTGATTACACTGGACAAAAGCATTCCATCATCGACTTTACTACCTCCATTATGTGAGAAGTCAAGATATATGACAGTGCTAGAATTAAGTGGTCTGGCTATCGAGAAGATTCCAGATGCAATTGGAGATCTTTTTAATCTCCGCCATTTGGGTCTGCGTGGTTCAAAGGTGAAGATGCTCCCAAGATCCGTTGAGAAGCTTTTAAATATGTTGACGCTGGACCTTTGTCGAACTGACATACACGAGTTGCCTACTGGAATTGTGAAGTTGAAGAAGCTCAGACACTTATTTGCTGAGAAAACAGTCGATCCAAATGGGAGAGAATTTAAATGGCGCAGTGGTGTATGTATGAACAGTGGTCTTGGAAATCTAACAAACTTGCAGACGCTACAAGCATTAGAGGCACAAGATGAGTCTGTTAGACATTTAGGGGAGTTGCGCCAACTGAGAAGCTTGAGGGTGTGGAATGTGAAGGGAATCTACTGTGGACGCATCAGCGATTCTCTAGTTCATATGCAATACCTGTCCTACTTGGATGTGAATGCAAGTTCTCAGGATGAGGTTCTCTTGTTAGATGTCTGCCTGCCAAACCTGCAAAAACTAACTTTGAGAGGGCGCCTAGCCGAAGGGGCGTTGGATGAGTCTCCTCTCTTCCAAGATGTTGGGGGGCAGAACTTGCATAGATTGTCTCTATCGTGGTCACAACTGAGAGAAGACCCCCTGCCATCCCTTTCCCGGCTGTCAAATTTGACGCAAGTACAACTTGTCAGAGCATACAATGGAGAGCAGCTGACATTTCTCATGGGGTGGTTTCCCAAGCTAAAGCTTCTCTATCTATGCGACCTACCTAATCTAAATCGGCTAGAGGTAGAAGAAGGTGCCATGGTGAGCCTGGAAAGTTTAATTCTAGTCAATCTCAGCAGCATGACGGAGGTCCCACGTGGCATTAACTTCCTCACGTCCCTCCGGTATCTAACCTTCCGCGAAATCACCAATGACTTCTTCACATCTCTGCGCCAGTGTTCTGCAATTCGAGGGAAGTGGCGGTATACTCTCCGAGATTGA